A genomic window from Lotus japonicus ecotype B-129 chromosome 1, LjGifu_v1.2 includes:
- the LOC130719862 gene encoding beta-glucosidase 24-like — translation MTTKEACPPPPSQNRSAAIVGKPPWDGAVAPRAASETLNLDLDYDLSLSHKLKLLSHGTSPHVIRRRSFPADFLFGAGTSALQVEGSQYEGGRGPSVWDDIIRDADKYPTMIEHYKRYKEDVALLKKLGVNSYRFSIAWSRILPDGTLNGGINQEGINFYNNLINELLANGITPFVTILHFDYPLHLYKQGGFLNISILNHYKDYSDLLFKTYGDRVKHWATFNEQEITAMFNFMHGMQNPSAEKCQVTKECKEAYLFIHNSILCHATAANIYNQKYKATQGGEIGIVLCMEDYIPYSFKPEDVAASERLSDFFSGWILEPLFYGDYPTTMRELVGDRLPIFTEEEKILVKGSIDFIGLNYYRSFYARNEPNKTRITNLDNYDSLAVKEVINAQGKTIGFKDPATSSFIYPEGLYNVLIHLKQKYQNPKIYITENGISSGKIVNSLEDSHRINYIAAHLNYTKFAIDSGVNVGGYFAWAAFDTFEFYGGFSDRFGLISIDFNDNLKRIPKWSARWYKWFLTGNKNF, via the exons ATGACCACTAAGGAGGCTTGCCCTCCTCCTCCCAGCCAGAATCGCAGTGCCGCTATTGTCGGGAAACCACCGTGGGATGGAGCTGTCGCACCTAGAGCTGCCTCTGAGACCCTCAACCTCGATCTTGATTAcgacctctctctctctcataaaCTAAAGCTTCTCTCTCATG GGACTTCTCCACACGTGATTAGAAGAAGATCATTCCCAGCTGATTTTTTGTTTGGTGCTGGAACCTCTGCTCTGCAG GTTGAAGGATCACAGTATGAAGGAGGGAGAGGACCAAGTGTATGGGATGACATA ATTAGAGATGCTGACAAGTATCCTACAATGATAGAACATTATAAGCGATATAAG GAGGATGTTGCACTTTTAAAGAAACTTGGAGTAAACTCTTACAGATTTTCCATCGCATGGAGTAGAATTCTGCCGG ATGGAACCTTGAATGGAGGTATCAACCAAGAAGGAATCAACTTCTACAACAATTTGATCAATGAATTGCTCGCAAATG GTATTACACCTTTCGTGACAATTTTGCACTTTGATTATCCTCTTCACCTTTACAAACAAGGGGGATTCTTGAATATCTCTATTTT GAATCATTACAAGGATTATAGTGATCTTCTATTCAAAACCTATGGAGATCGAGTTAAGCATTGGGCTACATTCAATGAGCAAGAAATAACTGCTATGTTTAATTTCATGCACGGAATGCAGAATCCTTCCGCTGAAAAGTGCCAAGTTACCAAAGAATGCAAAGAAGCATATTTGTTTATTCACAACTCCATACTTTGCCATGCTACAGCGGCAAACATATACAATCAGAAATACAAA GCAACACAAGGGGGAGAAATTGGAATTGTTCTTTGTATGGAAGACTACATTCCCTACAGTTTTAAACCAGAAGATGTAGCTGCTAGTGAAAGACTTTCAGATTTCTTCTCTGGATG GATTTTGGAGCCGTTGTTCTATGGGGATTATCCTACAACCATGAGAGAGCTTGTGGGGGATAGGCTACCTATTTTCACTGAAGAGGAGAAAATTTTAGTCAAAGGAAGCATAGATTTCATTGGGTTAAATTACTATAGATCTTTTTATGCTAGAAATGAACCAAACAAAACACGCATTACGAATCTAGACAATTATGACTCTTTAGCAGTGAAAGAAG TTATAAACGCCCAAGGAAAAACTATAGGTTTCAAG GATCCAGCAACTTCAAGCTTCATATATCCAGAAGGATTATATAACGTCTTAATACACTTGAAGCAAAAGTACCAAAATCCTAAGATCTATATCACTGAAAATG GTATTTCTTCGGGAAAAATTGTCAATTCATTGGAAGACAGTCACCGGATAAATTATATTGCTGCACATCTAAACTACACAAAATTTGCAATTGA TTCTGGAGTTAATGTTGGTGGATATTTTGCCTGGGCAGCATTTGATACCTTTGAATTTTACGGTGGCTTTTCCGACAGATTTGGGCTTATTTCTATTGATTTTAATGATAATCTCAAACGTATACCAAAATGGTCTGCTAGATGGTACAAATGGTTTCTCACAGGAAACAAGAATTTCTAG
- the LOC130729432 gene encoding monocopper oxidase-like protein SKU5 codes for MPSLSSCFFTTLIICCFLVDVAVAGDPFISYDWTISYTTASPLGVKQKVIGINGRFPGPILNVTTNWNVVVNVKNDLDEPLLLTWDGVQHRKNSWQDGVSGTNCPIPAGWNWTYDFQVKDQIGSFFYFPSLNFQRAAGGYGGIIINNRAVIPVPFGLPDGDITIFLSDWYTRSHKDLRKDVENGVDLGIPDGVLINGLGPYRYDDTLVPNGISYQIINVEPGKTYRLRVHNVGISTSLNFRIQNHNLLLVETEGSYTVQQNYSSMDIHVGQSYSFLVTMDQNASTDYYIVASPRFVNSSWARATGVAILHYSNSQGPASGPLPSLSDLDDPSFSINQARSIRWNVSAGAARPNPQGSFKYGDITVTDVYVILNRPPELINGKWRTTLNGLSYLPPSTPLKLAQQFKIPGVYKLDFPNRLMNRPPKVDTSLINGTFKGFMEIIFQNNDTTVQTYHMDGYAFFVVGMDFGIWTENSRSTYNKWDGVARCTTQVFPGAWTAILISLDSAGIWNLRAENLNSWYLGQEVYVQVVNPERDDNENSVPENAIYCGLLSSLQKDQSHKIQFSMGSPFCSNSRMILFMLFLALLESLFGKWSVEL; via the exons ATGCCATCATTATCTTCTTGTTTCTTCACAACGCTTATTATATGCTGCTTCTTAGTAGATGTTGCTGTTGCGGGTGATCCTTTTATTTCCTACGATTGGACTATTTCCTACACCACAGCCTCCCCACTTGGAGTTAAACAGAAG GTAATTGGGATCAATGGGCGATTTCCAGGACCAATTCTGAATGTCACCACAAACTGGAATGTAGTTGTCAATGTCAAGAACGACCTTGATGAACCACTGCTTCTGACATG GGATGGTGTGCAACACAGAAAAAACTCCTGGCAAGATGGAGTTTCAGGAACTAATTGTCCAATTCCGGCTGGTTGGAATTGGACATACGATTTTCAAGTTAAGGATCAGATAGGGAGTTTTTTCTATTTCCCTTCCTTAAACTTCCAGAGAGCTGCAGGAGGGTATGGAGGAATAATCATAAACAATCGAGCAGTTATTCCTGTTCCCTTTGGATTGCCAGATGGAGATATCACGATATTTCTGAGTGACTGGTACACGAGGAGTCATAAG GATCTCAGGAAGGATGTGGAAAATGGGGTTGACCTAGGAATCCCTGATGGTGTGCTTATTAATGGACTAGGTCCTTATCGCTATGATGACACACTTGTCCCAAATGGCATTTCTTACCAAATAATAAATGTGGAACCAG GGAAAACATATCGCCTCCGGGTTCACAATGTTGGTATCTCAACAAGCTTGAATTTTAGGATACAAAACCACAACTTGCTTCTTGTGGAGACAGAGGGATCATACACAGTTCAGCAAAACTACTCAAGCATGGATATTCATGTGGGTCAGTCTTATTCATTCTTGGTTACGATGGATCAAAATGCCAGCACTGATTACTATATTGTTGCCAGTCCTCGGTTTGTTAATTCATCATGGGCTAGAGCTACTGGAGTTGCCATTTTGCACTACTCCAATTCTCAGGGTCCTGCATCAGGTCCTCTTCCCAGTCTTTCTGATCTAGATGATCCTTCTTTCTCAATAAATCAAGCAAGATCAATAAG GTGGAATGTTTCTGCTGGTGCTGCGCGTCCAAACCCACAGGGTTCCTTCAAATATGGTGACATTACTGTGACAGATGTATATGTTATTCTTAATAGACCTCCAGAGCTTATAAACGGGAAGTGGCGCACTACACTTAATGGTCTATCATATTTACCACCTTCAACACCCTTGAAGCTAGCACAACAATTTAAAATTCCAGGGGTGTACAAGCTTGATTTTCCAAATAGATTGATGAACAGACCTCCAAAAGTTGATACCTCTCTGATTAATGGCACTTTCAAAGGTTTTATGGAAATTATCTTCCAAAACAATGACACCACAGTGCAGACCTATCATATGGATGGCTATGCATTCTTTGTAGTTGG CATGGACTTCGGCATATGGACAGAAAATAGCAGAAGTACTTATAACAAATGGGATGGCGTGGCTCGCTGCACTACGCAG gTATTTCCTGGGGCTTGGACAGCCATTTTAATATCTCTCGACAGTGCGGGCATTTGGAACCTTCGTGCAGAGAACCTCAACTCTTGGTATCTTGGCCAAGAAGTTTATGTGCAAGTTGTAAACCCAGAGAGAGATGATAATGAGAATTCTGTGCCTGAAAATGCAATATACTGTGGCTTACTTTCCTCCCTTCAAAA GGACCAGTCTCACAAAATCCAGTTCTCTATGGGGTCACCTTTCTGCAGTAATTCTAGAATGATATTATTCATGTTATTCCTAGCTCTACTTGAAAGTTTATTTGGTAAGTGGAGTGTTGAACTTTAA